One window of the Chryseobacterium shigense genome contains the following:
- a CDS encoding glycosyltransferase, translating into MVSVVHFDGVKEVILVEDKSTDNSLDICRKLKVENPKIKLHHHPDKRKLRSGSYKNPRIRESSIRIYTFFRC; encoded by the coding sequence GTGGTGTCTGTAGTGCATTTTGATGGAGTAAAAGAAGTTATTTTAGTAGAAGACAAATCAACAGATAATTCCTTAGACATCTGCCGTAAACTGAAGGTAGAAAATCCGAAAATTAAGCTACACCATCATCCTGATAAAAGAAAATTACGGAGCGGTAGCTACAAGAATCCTAGGATTAGAGAAAGCTCAATTAGAATTTACACCTTTTTTAGATGCTGA
- a CDS encoding FkbM family methyltransferase — translation MANYLKSLKSIFFQEGPINFINRKLNISYLDNRKLYTIKYNNQKTKIYLNKRFGYVDFYIFENGIYEQYIVDDIRNVLSKDKVLLDIGANIGQHSLLLAPYCKQIFAFEPIPDVYHEFSESIKKNNYKNIKLFNAAIGDRSETKSFNFMTGHAGMSSFVEIDHPGKKVITVQIEPLEKIINNAKFDVVKMDVEGYEAVVILGNKDIFLKNRPIFFMEFCPMAIDQQGSHTSRELLKFFLDNNFKIHSRVLNKDFYSLEEELLINDNLVISPV, via the coding sequence ATGGCAAACTATCTGAAATCCCTCAAAAGTATATTCTTTCAAGAAGGTCCAATAAATTTTATTAATAGAAAATTAAATATCTCCTATCTTGATAACAGAAAACTTTATACAATTAAATACAACAACCAGAAAACCAAAATCTATCTCAATAAAAGATTCGGATATGTAGATTTTTATATTTTTGAAAATGGAATTTATGAGCAATATATTGTAGATGATATAAGGAATGTTCTTTCAAAAGATAAAGTTTTATTAGACATAGGAGCTAATATTGGGCAACACAGCTTACTTTTAGCCCCTTATTGTAAACAAATTTTTGCGTTTGAACCTATTCCCGATGTTTATCATGAGTTTAGCGAAAGTATTAAAAAAAATAATTACAAAAATATTAAACTATTTAATGCTGCAATCGGTGATCGTTCTGAAACAAAATCATTTAATTTTATGACAGGGCATGCAGGGATGAGTTCATTTGTAGAGATCGATCATCCTGGAAAGAAAGTAATTACTGTTCAAATAGAGCCTTTAGAAAAAATTATAAATAATGCCAAGTTTGACGTAGTGAAAATGGATGTAGAAGGATACGAAGCTGTTGTAATATTAGGCAATAAAGATATTTTCTTAAAAAACAGACCTATTTTTTTCATGGAATTTTGCCCTATGGCAATTGACCAACAAGGCTCTCATACCTCCCGCGAACTTTTAAAATTCTTTTTAGATAACAACTTCAAAATACATAGCAGAGTACTTAATAAAGACTTTTACAGCTTAGAAGAAGAACTTTTAATAAATGATAATTTAGTTATTTCACCGGTTTAA
- a CDS encoding glycosyltransferase family 2 protein has protein sequence MKIYFIIVTYNAMKWAERCFTSLRNSNIPVKSIVIDNGSTDGTQDYIKTHFPEVDFIQSAENSGFGKANNQGIEKAYKEGAHFVYLMNQDAWIFPDSVEQLLEAYNHYPEQEKIGILSPMHLDGTGKKFDLHFENYLAQDCKNNRFLSDVFLGDVKPFYEIKFVNAAHWFIPRKVLEKVGGFNPYFFHGAEDYDYINRVTYFGLKIIACPKSKVVHDAKVQDFQKEEMKDPAEVLARKRLSMQMQRETKYMNPNFDYNIGREKKAFITSLMKHGIQRNTSEYKFYLDQYKFFSKRFDEIQAYRKVSMSGNHPYLNI, from the coding sequence ATGAAGATTTATTTTATTATTGTAACCTATAATGCCATGAAATGGGCAGAAAGATGTTTTACAAGTTTACGGAATTCCAATATTCCCGTAAAATCAATAGTTATTGATAATGGCTCTACCGACGGAACCCAGGACTATATTAAAACTCATTTCCCGGAGGTAGATTTTATACAGTCTGCCGAAAATTCCGGATTCGGGAAAGCCAATAACCAGGGAATAGAGAAAGCATATAAAGAAGGAGCTCATTTTGTATACCTTATGAATCAGGATGCCTGGATTTTTCCAGACAGCGTAGAGCAATTGCTGGAAGCTTATAATCATTATCCGGAGCAGGAGAAAATCGGTATTTTAAGTCCTATGCACTTGGATGGAACCGGGAAAAAATTTGATCTTCACTTTGAAAATTACCTTGCTCAGGATTGTAAGAATAACAGATTTCTTTCCGATGTTTTTCTTGGCGATGTAAAGCCTTTTTATGAAATAAAATTCGTGAACGCGGCTCATTGGTTCATTCCCAGAAAAGTGCTTGAAAAAGTAGGAGGCTTTAATCCTTATTTCTTTCATGGTGCTGAAGATTACGATTACATTAACAGGGTTACCTATTTCGGGCTGAAAATCATTGCCTGCCCGAAAAGTAAAGTGGTGCACGATGCAAAAGTCCAGGATTTCCAGAAAGAGGAAATGAAAGATCCCGCTGAAGTATTGGCAAGGAAAAGACTTTCCATGCAAATGCAGAGAGAAACGAAGTACATGAACCCCAATTTTGATTACAACATCGGCCGGGAGAAAAAAGCTTTTATCACATCTCTTATGAAACACGGTATCCAGAGAAATACCAGCGAATACAAGTTTTACCTGGACCAGTATAAATTCTTTTCAAAAAGGTTTGATGAGATTCAGGCCTACCGGAAAGTATCTATGAGTGGTAATCATCCCTATTTAAATATTTAA
- a CDS encoding NAD(P)-dependent oxidoreductase → MIIGNGLIANSLRNIDSEDNLFFASGVSNSLETKNSEFEREFSLVKNTLEKYSESKFIYFSTLSVNDQSKQDSPYILHKLQMENYIKENSGNHLILRVGNIVGKGGNPNTLFNYLRTQITGDHTFNVHSHARRLLIDMDDIHKFLVEICPYLKNQTINYAFPYYYNLQEIIGAIEKKVNKKAIYNEVNEGDFYQVSFEDSVNRFFSDVNPEDYIESLVKKYI, encoded by the coding sequence ATGATTATAGGCAACGGACTTATTGCTAACTCATTAAGAAATATTGATTCAGAAGACAACCTGTTCTTTGCTTCCGGTGTTTCCAATTCCCTCGAAACCAAAAACTCTGAATTTGAAAGAGAATTCAGCCTTGTGAAAAACACTTTGGAAAAATACTCTGAAAGTAAATTTATATATTTTTCAACATTAAGCGTAAACGATCAGTCGAAACAGGACAGTCCTTATATTTTACATAAGCTTCAAATGGAGAATTATATTAAAGAGAATTCCGGCAATCATCTTATTCTCCGGGTCGGAAATATTGTAGGAAAAGGAGGAAACCCCAACACCCTGTTTAATTATTTAAGGACCCAGATTACCGGAGATCATACATTTAACGTTCATAGCCATGCTAGAAGACTGCTGATTGATATGGATGATATTCATAAATTTTTAGTGGAAATTTGTCCTTATTTAAAAAATCAGACGATCAACTATGCTTTCCCTTATTATTATAATTTACAGGAAATTATAGGAGCCATTGAAAAAAAAGTAAATAAAAAAGCTATTTATAATGAAGTAAATGAGGGAGATTTTTATCAGGTTTCATTTGAGGACAGCGTTAATCGGTTTTTCTCAGACGTCAACCCTGAGGATTATATAGAATCTTTAGTCAAAAAGTATATTTAA
- a CDS encoding glycosyltransferase, whose product MTASVALCTYNGEKYIAEQLESILSQAKPVSEIIICDDNSTDGTSKILSDYSARYPDIIKIHRNTENIGYVENFEKAMSMCTRDLVFLCDQDDRWNQDKTAVITEIFEQHPHVNIVSHNIKLFGENINSTEEITYWDLDAIDPDHFTQPQDIVKRILFKGNIFPGMSMAVRNTFLKENLPLKKINSTIIHDYELLLIASDKDSVWIEKRILGGYRIHPKQSIGYKTFAYFNASEKEVLSRDSVFAIFKRFPFVKNAIQKLSLTTELEKEYKTYCIQQYKNYIKSLPLLHSWITRLKMKYYFHIFDYLK is encoded by the coding sequence ATGACAGCATCCGTAGCCCTTTGTACCTATAATGGTGAAAAATATATAGCAGAACAGCTGGAAAGTATTCTCAGCCAGGCAAAACCTGTGTCTGAGATCATTATTTGTGATGATAATTCTACTGATGGAACTTCAAAAATACTTTCCGATTATTCAGCACGTTATCCGGATATCATAAAAATTCACCGGAATACAGAAAACATAGGATACGTTGAAAACTTTGAAAAAGCAATGAGCATGTGCACCAGAGATCTTGTATTCTTATGTGATCAGGATGACCGCTGGAATCAGGATAAAACTGCAGTGATCACAGAAATCTTTGAACAGCATCCTCATGTTAACATCGTATCCCATAACATTAAACTTTTTGGGGAAAACATCAACAGCACCGAAGAAATTACATATTGGGACCTTGATGCTATAGACCCTGATCATTTTACACAGCCGCAGGACATTGTAAAAAGAATTTTATTTAAAGGAAATATATTTCCCGGAATGAGCATGGCCGTCCGAAATACTTTTCTGAAAGAGAATCTTCCCCTGAAAAAAATTAATTCCACGATTATTCACGATTATGAACTCCTTCTGATTGCTTCCGATAAAGATTCCGTATGGATAGAAAAAAGAATTCTGGGAGGATACCGTATACATCCGAAACAAAGCATAGGATACAAAACATTTGCTTATTTTAATGCTTCTGAAAAAGAAGTTTTATCCCGTGATTCAGTTTTTGCCATATTCAAAAGATTCCCGTTTGTAAAAAATGCAATTCAAAAACTCAGCCTTACTACAGAACTTGAAAAAGAGTATAAAACATACTGTATTCAGCAATATAAGAATTATATCAAAAGCCTTCCCCTTTTGCACAGCTGGATCACCAGGTTAAAAATGAAATACTATTTTCATATATTTGATTACCTTAAATAG
- a CDS encoding glycosyltransferase family 2 protein, which yields MAPKISIIVPCYNQGPYLDECLQSILEQSYTHWECIIVNDGSTDNTDVLAKHWAGKDPRFHYVYKENGGISSARNAGLEKASGEYVQFLDADDIIDRQKFAKSLSHDKYYPLIISQFTIYKNKTHYPGYNHIEKDFATFDGIVFGWNLKFTIPIHCALISVKLLEGFKFDTNLSINEDWLMWIYITRNNPEVLLIDEPLAHYRKEDDKKSLSSDPYKVLRQRTTVLPILKKLYGDDLHDRLAYHMIETHITQLSQLKTEFNKVTGGRVIAGYLAFKKYYYNLFQKK from the coding sequence ATGGCGCCAAAAATCTCTATCATAGTACCCTGCTATAATCAAGGGCCTTATCTTGATGAATGCCTGCAGTCCATATTAGAACAATCCTATACCCATTGGGAGTGTATCATTGTAAATGACGGTTCTACAGACAATACAGACGTTTTGGCAAAACACTGGGCCGGTAAAGATCCTCGTTTTCATTATGTATATAAAGAAAATGGAGGCATATCTTCAGCAAGAAATGCCGGACTTGAAAAAGCTTCCGGAGAATACGTACAGTTTCTGGATGCCGATGATATCATAGACCGTCAGAAATTTGCCAAAAGCCTCTCCCACGATAAATATTATCCGCTGATCATAAGCCAGTTCACAATCTACAAAAACAAAACTCACTATCCCGGATACAACCATATTGAAAAGGATTTTGCAACGTTTGACGGAATTGTATTTGGCTGGAATCTTAAATTCACCATACCTATACATTGTGCCTTAATTTCCGTAAAACTGCTTGAAGGATTTAAGTTTGACACCAATTTAAGCATCAATGAAGACTGGCTGATGTGGATTTATATCACCCGCAACAATCCTGAAGTGCTTCTGATTGATGAACCACTGGCCCATTACCGTAAAGAAGATGATAAAAAAAGCTTATCCTCCGATCCTTATAAAGTTCTTCGCCAGAGAACAACAGTTCTTCCTATTCTGAAGAAATTATATGGGGACGACCTGCATGACAGGCTTGCTTATCACATGATTGAAACCCACATCACCCAGCTGTCCCAATTGAAAACCGAATTCAATAAAGTTACAGGCGGCAGAGTGATCGCAGGATATCTGGCGTTTAAAAAATATTATTACAACCTTTTTCAGAAAAAATAA
- a CDS encoding glycosyltransferase family 2 protein — protein MTPQNYQNRLAIVIPYYKIDFFEETIKSVAAQTNKNFVLYIGDDASPDDPVSIIEKHLHDESYFYFRYEENLGGKNLALQWERVLEHVKEEWFQVLGDDDVISENFVEEFYNNLQTAESRNISVMKFSHQWVDEKNNAIEKYAYNFSEIKPTEFFIKKYNHEIQSSLSENIFKLDMYKRIKFEKITLAWGSDDLAIFLFAAGNPILYIKNSVVKVRISGSSISGSADFSDQKQKAYFELRERLIEKYSSLFDDQFMSKVVEEYLSISNYHTYNAHYSAIFYYLKHFKIKAFLKALKKIYYIKKKWRQKSLS, from the coding sequence ATGACCCCTCAAAACTATCAAAACAGGCTTGCTATAGTTATCCCCTACTATAAAATAGATTTTTTTGAGGAAACCATTAAATCTGTTGCCGCACAAACCAACAAAAATTTTGTTTTATATATAGGAGATGATGCCAGCCCGGATGATCCTGTAAGCATCATTGAAAAACATCTTCACGATGAAAGTTACTTTTATTTCAGATATGAAGAAAATTTAGGCGGTAAAAATCTGGCCCTGCAATGGGAAAGAGTTTTAGAACATGTAAAAGAAGAATGGTTCCAGGTTTTGGGTGATGACGATGTTATTTCCGAGAACTTTGTAGAAGAATTTTACAATAACCTTCAAACTGCGGAATCCAGAAATATATCTGTCATGAAATTTTCCCATCAGTGGGTTGATGAGAAAAACAATGCTATAGAAAAGTATGCTTATAACTTTTCAGAGATAAAACCTACAGAATTTTTCATTAAAAAATATAACCACGAGATACAAAGCAGTCTTTCCGAGAATATTTTTAAACTTGATATGTATAAAAGAATTAAGTTTGAAAAAATAACATTAGCCTGGGGAAGTGATGATCTGGCTATATTTTTATTTGCTGCCGGAAATCCTATTTTATATATTAAAAACAGTGTGGTAAAGGTCCGTATTTCAGGATCAAGTATTTCAGGATCTGCAGATTTCTCAGATCAAAAGCAGAAAGCCTATTTTGAATTAAGGGAAAGGCTTATAGAAAAATACTCTTCACTGTTTGATGATCAGTTTATGTCAAAAGTAGTGGAAGAATATTTGAGCATCAGTAATTATCATACCTACAATGCTCATTACTCAGCAATTTTCTATTACCTTAAACATTTTAAAATCAAAGCTTTTTTAAAAGCACTCAAAAAAATTTATTATATTAAAAAGAAATGGCGCCAAAAATCTCTATCATAG
- a CDS encoding ABC transporter ATP-binding protein, protein MLALKAENISKQYRLGQVGTGTLSHDLNRFWHKIRGNEDPYLKIGEINDRTTKGTSDYVWSLRDINFEVKQGDAVGIVGRNGAGKSTLLKLLSKVTKPTTGTIRTNGRIASLLEVGTGFHPEMTGRENVFLNGAILGMTRKEITRKFDEIVDFSGVERYIDTPVKRYSSGMYVRLAFAVAAHLESEILIVDEVLAVGDADFQKKCLGKMGDVTKGEGRTILFVSHNMTAIKELCNTGILLNQGQLAYSGNILDTIIEYQKNSETQSKYLHEGPVETAMGNDNIRILEFSAEPAQGELIDIESGILVKLRFFNSKPGINLDTTFELRTYEEVPVFHTGVLITTNNDSEAKEYSVEFTLPKHLLNAGNYYFKLIFGEDQRIPLYITSSTIGFEVENVKLGKNIALLPGIIRPQFDFKIF, encoded by the coding sequence ATGCTAGCTTTAAAAGCAGAAAATATATCAAAACAATACCGTTTGGGGCAGGTGGGAACAGGAACACTTTCTCATGACCTCAACAGATTCTGGCACAAAATAAGAGGAAACGAAGATCCTTATCTGAAAATAGGAGAAATTAATGACAGAACAACAAAAGGAACTTCCGATTATGTATGGTCTTTACGCGACATTAATTTTGAAGTAAAGCAGGGTGATGCCGTAGGAATTGTAGGAAGAAACGGTGCAGGAAAATCTACCCTGCTAAAATTATTGAGTAAAGTAACCAAACCAACTACAGGAACAATCCGCACCAACGGGAGAATTGCGTCTCTGCTGGAGGTAGGAACAGGTTTTCACCCTGAAATGACGGGCCGTGAAAACGTATTTCTGAATGGTGCCATTTTAGGAATGACCCGTAAAGAAATCACCAGGAAATTTGATGAAATTGTAGATTTCTCAGGTGTTGAAAGATACATTGATACCCCGGTAAAAAGATATTCTTCAGGAATGTATGTGCGTCTGGCATTTGCTGTGGCAGCACACTTAGAATCTGAAATTTTAATTGTTGACGAGGTTTTAGCTGTAGGTGATGCAGATTTCCAGAAAAAATGTCTTGGAAAAATGGGTGATGTAACGAAAGGCGAAGGAAGAACCATCTTGTTTGTAAGCCACAACATGACAGCCATTAAAGAGCTTTGTAACACCGGAATATTGCTGAACCAGGGGCAATTGGCCTACAGCGGCAATATACTTGATACCATTATAGAATACCAGAAAAATTCTGAAACCCAAAGCAAGTATCTTCACGAAGGACCTGTTGAAACGGCAATGGGCAATGATAACATAAGAATTCTTGAATTCTCTGCCGAGCCGGCACAAGGTGAATTAATAGACATAGAATCCGGAATTCTGGTAAAATTAAGATTCTTCAATTCAAAACCGGGAATCAACCTGGATACTACGTTTGAACTCAGAACCTATGAAGAAGTTCCCGTTTTTCATACAGGAGTTTTAATTACCACCAATAATGATTCGGAAGCAAAGGAATACAGTGTAGAATTTACACTTCCAAAGCATTTACTGAATGCCGGAAACTATTATTTCAAATTGATTTTCGGTGAGGATCAAAGAATTCCGTTGTATATCACTTCCAGTACAATCGGCTTTGAAGTTGAAAATGTAAAACTTGGAAAGAATATTGCGCTTCTTCCGGGAATTATCAGGCCTCAGTTTGATTTTAAAATATTTTAA
- a CDS encoding ABC transporter permease, with amino-acid sequence MNESQQKWTETIDDGHSLFDLKLKEVWKYKDLVYMFVKRDFVSSFKQTILGPIWFFINPIFTTITYLIIFGKFAKLPTDGAPGILFYLAGVTLWNYFSGALLGTTNTFTGNASIFGKVYFPRLVTPISIVISNLMRLSVQFLLFLAVWLYYLINNEIHPNWWVLATPFLIIIMALFALGTGMIFSSLTTKYKDLTMLLAFGVSLLMYATPVIYPVSMLPGYFRSLAKYNPLTGIFECFKYGWLGVGDFSPSMLIISTIITIVLLFIGIITFNKVERSFMDTV; translated from the coding sequence TTCCTTGTTTGATCTGAAGCTAAAGGAAGTCTGGAAATACAAAGATCTTGTTTACATGTTTGTAAAAAGAGACTTTGTATCAAGTTTTAAACAAACAATATTAGGGCCTATTTGGTTTTTTATCAATCCCATTTTTACTACAATTACCTATCTAATTATTTTCGGAAAATTTGCGAAACTTCCTACAGACGGAGCACCAGGTATATTGTTTTATCTGGCGGGGGTAACCCTATGGAATTATTTTTCCGGAGCACTTCTGGGTACCACAAATACCTTCACAGGTAACGCCAGTATTTTTGGCAAAGTATATTTCCCCAGACTTGTAACGCCCATTTCAATCGTTATTTCCAACCTGATGCGGTTAAGTGTGCAGTTTCTTTTATTTCTGGCTGTCTGGCTTTATTATCTTATCAACAACGAAATTCATCCCAACTGGTGGGTGCTGGCTACGCCGTTTCTCATCATCATCATGGCTTTGTTTGCGTTAGGAACCGGAATGATATTTTCATCACTTACAACAAAGTATAAAGATCTTACTATGCTGCTGGCATTTGGCGTTAGTTTACTTATGTATGCAACTCCGGTAATCTATCCTGTATCCATGCTGCCCGGCTATTTCAGAAGCCTGGCAAAGTACAATCCCCTGACCGGTATTTTTGAATGTTTCAAATACGGCTGGCTGGGTGTCGGAGATTTTTCCCCTTCCATGCTTATCATAAGTACAATTATTACTATTGTTCTTTTATTTATTGGAATCATTACATTCAATAAGGTGGAAAGATCCTTCATGGATACCGTATAA